The following proteins are co-located in the Mus caroli chromosome 7, CAROLI_EIJ_v1.1, whole genome shotgun sequence genome:
- the Rbmxl2 gene encoding RNA-binding motif protein, X-linked-like-2, translated as MVEADRPGKLFIGGLNLETDEKGLEAAFGKYGRIIEVLLMKDRETSKSRGFAFVTFENPADAKAAARDMNGKSLDGKAIKVAQATKPVFESGRRGPPPPRSRGRPRGLRGTRGGGPRRPPSRGGSVDEGGYTGDFDLRPSRAPMPLKRGPPPRRAGPPPKRAAPSGPARSGAGIRGRAAGSRGRDGYGGPPRRELPPPRRDPYLGPRDEGYSPRESYSSRDYPSTRDPRDFAPSPRDYTYRDYGHSSARDECPSRGYCERDGYGGRERDYEHPSGGSYRDPFDSYGDPRGAGPARGPPPSYGGGRYDEYRGCSPDGYSGRDSYRSERYSSGRERVGRPERGLPPSVERNCPAPRDSYSRSGRRAPPRGGGRVGSRLERGGGRSRY; from the coding sequence ATGGTTGAAGCCGACCGTCCAGGAAAGCTCTTCATCGGCGGTCTCAACCTCGAGACCGACGAGAAGGGCCTCGAAGCCGCTTTTGGCAAGTATGGCCGCATCATCGAGGTGCTCCTGATGAAGGACCGGGAAACCTCCAAGTCCAGAGGCTTCGCCTTCGTCACCTTCGAGAACCCCGCGGACGCCAAGGCCGCAGCCCGAGACATGAACGGCAAGTCCCTGGATGGTAAGGCCATCAAAGTGGCCCAAGCCACCAAGCCGGTGTTCGAGAGCGGCCGGCGCGGGCCCCCTCCTCCCCGAAGCCGCGGCCGCCCGAGGGGCCTGCGCGGGACCCGTGGCGGCGGCCCGAGGCGCCCTCCCTCCCGGGGCGGGTCAGTCGACGAAGGCGGCTACACGGGGGATTTCGACCTGCGGCCTTCGCGGGCCCCCATGCCACTGAAGCGCGGGCCGCCGCCGCGCCGCGCCGGGCCTCCGCCCAAGAGAGCAGCGCCGTCGGGCCCCGCGCGCAGCGGCGCGGGGATTCGCGGGCGGGCGGCGGGCTCCCGGGGACGAGACGGCTACGGGGGCCCGCCGCGCCGGGAGCTTCCACCGCCGCGCCGGGACCCGTACCTGGGCCCGCGCGACGAGGGCTACTCGCCCCGGGAGAGCTATTCGAGCCGCGACTACCCGAGCACCCGGGACCCGCGCGACTTCGCGCCCTCGCCCCGCGACTACACCTACCGCGACTATGGCCACTCGAGCGCGCGAGACGAATGCCCTTCCCGGGGCTACTGCGAGCGCGACGGCTACGGCGGCCGCGAGCGCGACTACGAGCATCCTAGCGGAGGCTCCTACCGCGACCCCTTCGACAGCTACGGGGACCCGCGCGGCGCCGGCCCTGCCCGAGGTCCACCGCCATCTTACGGCGGGGGCCGCTATGACGAGTACCGAGGCTGCTCGCCCGACGGCTACAGCGGCCGCGATAGCTACCGCAGCGAGCGCTACTCGAGTGGCCGTGAGCGCGTGGGTAGGCCGGAGCGCGGGCTGCCGCCGTCTGTAGAACGAAACTGCCCGGCGCCGCGGGATTCCTACAGCCGCTCGGGCCGCCGGGCGCCCCCGAGGGGCGGAGGCCGCGTGGGAAGCCGCCTGGAGCGAGGGGGAGGCCGGAGCAGGTACTGA